The region CGGGTGTCGTTCAAACCCTAAGCACCCCTCGACTACACCGGTAAATCTCTCCAGGCCTCAGCGTTGTTGAATCAGTGACGGTGGCTGCCAAGGCCACCCTTCGCTGATGGCCCGGCTGCTGTGAGGGATGAAAGCAACATCCGACCATTTGCGACCAACAACTCTCATACCTGCAGTGTACGTCCTCAGCATACAGCCCTCTCCGTTACGGACATCTGAGCGCCCTACCCTCGATATTTTTGTCGCTAAATCAGTTAATTACCCAAAATCATCTGGTTGACAGCGTTTGAACCCAGACACTACCAGATGACAGATTTCAGTAAGTGGTCTATCTCTATCAGGTAGAAATGCGTTTTTTCTTGTCTGACCGTATGGATTCGTATGAAAATGCGGTCATCCTACCTACCTGACCTCGGTAAACCACATGACTTCAGCTGCTGCGCCACTCGATCAGTACATCTTCACTGATTTCACTCAGCTAACCTTCACCCCACAATTTGTGGCTGAACGCTTGATGATCAGCACGCAGACACTCAAAGCCATCGAAAAGGAACACGACCTCAACATCGCACGTGTCGCACGCGGATCCGTAGAGGTCAGGAGCTACACGCTAGCTGACATGTTCCTGATTGCGTCAATTCGTCGTGCAAATGGGAACACTAAAGGGTTTTCGAGACCAATCACCTGCTCGACCTACGTCCAGAAAGGTGGGACCGCGAAAACTACCACCACTTGCAATATCGGCATCGAGTTCGCTTTGGCAGGTTTCAAGACCCTGATCATTGACAACGATCCTCAAGCCGACGTGTCTAGCATGCTGGGCTATGACCCTGACCAAACTACCGAGGAGCTTGTAGAGCTTGGCCTTCCTGCTGACAGAGCAGTAGAGGGCCACCTCGGGAACCTGATCCGTCTCGGAAACTTCCCAGAAATGACCCTGGACCAGGTGATCAAAAAACCATTTGGCGAGCACGGCCCCCACCTCATCCCAGCTTACGATTCCTTGGACGATATGGACGTTGTGCTCCGTAACGCCCAGGGTGCCGACTTCCGGTACTCACTGTTCATCGAACGAGCTCGCAAAGGTCAGCTCCCTCACTGCGACTTATCAAGCTATGATGTGATCATCATGGATAACGCACCTTCTGGAACCATGCTATCCCGGAACAGCCTAGCCGCAGCTGATTTCCTGCTGTGCCCAATCCGTATGGACAAATTCTCCTTCCGTGCGCTATCTCGACTGGCGCACAAGATCAATGAAATGAGCACCGATTTCGGTCGGGCTCCAGAGATCGTGGCAGTTCCCACCATGTACATGCGCAACCGCCCCCGCCTACAAGCGAACCTCGCTCGCTTGTCTAGTTTGTTCCCAGGGAAGGTTACGGAACAACCGCTCTTCCACTCCGAGGACTACTCGAAAAGCCTGGAAGACGGCGTACCTCTTTCCCTCTGGAAACAAGGTGGTGAGAATTCTTTGGTCGCGTTCCGCAATGTGTTCGAGGAAATGGTTGGCCGAATCAAAACAGTCCTGGAGAAGGGTAAATGAGGAGTTCTAGCCCGATCGGCAAGCCTACTGTGATCGCGCCGGCGGAGGGTTCGTCTAGCATC is a window of Pseudomonas putida DNA encoding:
- a CDS encoding AAA family ATPase is translated as MTSAAAPLDQYIFTDFTQLTFTPQFVAERLMISTQTLKAIEKEHDLNIARVARGSVEVRSYTLADMFLIASIRRANGNTKGFSRPITCSTYVQKGGTAKTTTTCNIGIEFALAGFKTLIIDNDPQADVSSMLGYDPDQTTEELVELGLPADRAVEGHLGNLIRLGNFPEMTLDQVIKKPFGEHGPHLIPAYDSLDDMDVVLRNAQGADFRYSLFIERARKGQLPHCDLSSYDVIIMDNAPSGTMLSRNSLAAADFLLCPIRMDKFSFRALSRLAHKINEMSTDFGRAPEIVAVPTMYMRNRPRLQANLARLSSLFPGKVTEQPLFHSEDYSKSLEDGVPLSLWKQGGENSLVAFRNVFEEMVGRIKTVLEKGK